In Methanothermobacter sp., a genomic segment contains:
- a CDS encoding DUF1616 domain-containing protein, which produces MKSKKHEEILRLHQSSRDLIVVVFSAFILLILLQFPYKFWIFRSLIIGFNIFLILGYSIISSFSLKFQEKKLSLRLILSIPISLAIIIAFDYLPLDNHGILRLSAIISLIAGILAYARRRRRQSMIRRSLKEAGIDEKNIISPSEAARIAIKRHERLSKGDELERAFPPEEYFKIEEKKEKPKIGSYADLILILIFTIITIISPTKWPLGIFMIILIPGYLLIASLVPKKETINLYERLFLSFTLSMIISAIISLILKKPLNLALTETSCRLSIFLTITSFIIRSKTKPAERFYWSPIKSIKRIKDMHLKKNQMISLIIFIILISMIGATINTVILNPVPSEKFTEFYILGPTGKAYDYPTNLKIGETGEVIIGVVNHEYQTTKYRIIVKIGEEVMDNTTITLKNGEKWEKRFKFTQTEAGDNQKLQFLLYRLPDEEKVYRSLHLFVNVK; this is translated from the coding sequence ATGAAATCTAAAAAGCATGAAGAAATTTTAAGATTGCATCAATCCTCAAGGGATCTTATCGTTGTAGTTTTTTCAGCCTTCATACTCTTAATACTTCTACAATTCCCATATAAGTTTTGGATCTTCAGAAGCCTGATTATAGGATTTAATATTTTTTTAATACTGGGATATTCTATAATATCATCTTTTTCCCTCAAGTTTCAAGAGAAAAAATTATCCTTGAGGCTGATCCTAAGCATCCCCATAAGTCTGGCGATAATCATAGCATTTGACTATCTACCATTAGATAACCATGGGATCCTCAGATTATCAGCTATTATATCACTCATAGCAGGGATACTAGCATATGCTAGAAGACGTAGAAGACAAAGCATGATAAGAAGATCACTGAAAGAAGCTGGAATAGATGAAAAGAATATTATAAGCCCATCAGAGGCTGCTAGGATAGCTATAAAACGACATGAAAGGTTATCCAAAGGGGATGAGCTCGAAAGGGCATTCCCACCAGAGGAATATTTCAAAATCGAAGAAAAAAAAGAAAAGCCAAAAATAGGATCCTACGCAGACCTAATACTCATCCTCATATTCACAATAATAACAATAATATCACCAACCAAATGGCCACTTGGAATATTCATGATTATACTAATACCAGGTTATTTACTCATAGCAAGTCTAGTCCCAAAAAAGGAGACCATAAACCTTTATGAGAGACTATTCCTAAGTTTCACACTGAGTATGATCATAAGTGCCATCATCAGCCTAATCTTAAAAAAGCCTTTAAACCTCGCCCTCACAGAAACATCTTGCAGATTGTCCATTTTCTTAACAATAACATCCTTCATAATAAGATCGAAGACTAAACCCGCTGAAAGATTTTACTGGAGCCCCATCAAATCCATTAAAAGGATCAAAGACATGCACCTGAAAAAAAACCAAATGATATCACTCATAATATTCATCATCCTCATTTCAATGATAGGAGCCACCATTAACACCGTAATTTTAAATCCAGTCCCATCAGAAAAATTCACAGAATTTTACATCCTTGGACCCACAGGAAAAGCATACGATTACCCAACAAACCTAAAAATAGGCGAAACCGGAGAAGTAATTATAGGAGTTGTAAACCATGAATATCAGACCACAAAATATAGGATAATCGTTAAAATAGGCGAAGAAGTCATGGACAATACTACAATAACATTAAAAAACGGCGAAAAGTGGGAAAAACGCTTTAAATTCACCCAAACAGAAGCTGGGGACAACCAAAAACTCCAGTTCCTATTATACCGTCTGCCAGATGAAGAAAAAGTTTACAGATCACTCCACCTCTTCGTGAATGTGAAATAA
- a CDS encoding SDR family oxidoreductase yields the protein MKDKNVIVTGGLGFIGSHLTDRLLKEGNKVTVIDDCSTGSIDNLTMKDHENLKIIKGSITKLDLEKIFKGKDYIFHQAALANVEESIKNPIKCHEINATGTLKILQAAKKCNIIKVLHASTSAVYGDNPNVPLNENENPKPLSPYAASKVSAESYCHVYTQCYGLKTVSLRYFNVFGPRQNPKSEYAAVIPKFINAILSGEKPIIYGNGNQTRDFIYVEDIVEANLLLAESKFTGPINIATGESITINKLLELIEDILNVDIKPIYHDPRPGDIRESMADIKLLKSLGFKKVTKLKNGLEKTIEWYKKKIDF from the coding sequence GTGAAAGATAAAAATGTTATAGTCACCGGCGGCCTTGGATTTATCGGTTCACACCTTACAGACAGACTACTAAAAGAAGGTAACAAAGTAACAGTTATAGATGACTGCTCCACAGGCTCAATCGACAATTTAACCATGAAAGACCATGAAAACCTCAAAATCATAAAAGGTAGTATAACAAAACTGGACCTTGAAAAAATCTTCAAAGGAAAAGATTACATATTCCACCAAGCAGCCCTCGCAAACGTGGAAGAAAGTATAAAAAATCCAATAAAATGCCATGAAATAAACGCCACAGGCACTCTCAAAATCCTCCAAGCCGCAAAAAAGTGTAACATTATAAAAGTATTACACGCATCAACCTCAGCAGTTTATGGGGACAATCCAAACGTACCACTAAATGAAAACGAAAATCCCAAACCACTTTCACCATACGCCGCATCAAAAGTTTCAGCAGAATCATATTGTCACGTTTACACCCAATGTTATGGGCTTAAAACCGTCTCACTAAGATACTTCAACGTATTCGGACCACGACAAAACCCAAAATCAGAATATGCCGCCGTAATACCAAAATTCATAAACGCCATACTCTCAGGAGAAAAACCAATAATCTATGGAAACGGCAACCAAACCCGAGACTTCATCTATGTAGAGGATATAGTGGAAGCCAACCTACTACTCGCAGAATCAAAATTCACAGGCCCAATCAACATAGCCACGGGTGAAAGCATCACAATAAACAAACTCCTAGAACTAATAGAGGATATACTCAACGTTGACATTAAACCAATCTACCATGATCCAAGACCAGGTGACATAAGAGAATCCATGGCAGACATAAAACTTCTAAAATCCCTTGGATTCAAAAAGGTCACAAAACTCAAAAATGGACTTGAAAAGACAATAGAATGGTACAAAAAAAAGATAGATTTTTAA
- a CDS encoding glycosyltransferase family 2 protein, whose amino-acid sequence MNIVIIIPAYNEEANIEEVVKGALAHGDVIVVDDGSTDNTSTVAKKAGAKVIKHGKNKGKGAAIKTGIKTIIDKGYDVIVLMDGDGQHDPQYIGSLTSRINGAQIVIGSRFMDDISKMPLHRRFSNKITTYFLDYLTGYHLTDTQSGFKAINADYAPLLLKIPYDDYIYESELIRVAAAHGLIIDEVPIACHYAMEKSYIKMADILKYMVFITRLLSYKIMKSIRRYL is encoded by the coding sequence ATGAATATAGTGATAATAATACCAGCATATAATGAAGAAGCAAACATAGAAGAAGTTGTGAAAGGAGCCCTTGCACATGGAGACGTTATAGTTGTAGATGATGGATCTACAGATAATACAAGTACAGTAGCCAAGAAAGCAGGGGCAAAGGTTATAAAACATGGAAAGAATAAAGGTAAGGGCGCGGCTATCAAAACGGGGATTAAGACAATAATCGACAAAGGATATGATGTCATAGTTTTAATGGATGGTGATGGGCAACACGATCCCCAGTATATAGGGTCTTTAACATCCCGGATTAATGGGGCCCAGATAGTTATAGGATCCCGTTTTATGGATGATATTAGTAAAATGCCTTTACATAGACGATTTTCTAACAAGATAACAACTTATTTTCTGGACTATTTGACAGGCTATCATTTAACCGACACCCAAAGTGGTTTCAAAGCTATTAATGCAGATTATGCACCATTGTTACTTAAAATACCATATGATGATTATATTTATGAATCAGAGCTTATACGCGTGGCCGCGGCCCATGGACTTATAATAGATGAAGTTCCAATAGCCTGTCATTATGCCATGGAAAAATCATACATAAAAATGGCAGACATCTTGAAATATATGGTCTTCATAACAAGACTATTATCTTACAAGATTATGAAGAGCATAAGAAGGTATCTGTAA
- a CDS encoding UPF0104 family protein — protein MRKFYVFIFSLALLMILIAWIKPSNIIYAFLRVQWPFIILAVIAHLIIVFIRSLRWGFIIDKRGSYVDNFIVKTIGLFAANLSPMRSGGEIISAVAGKKINKIPLSRGLSAGLTERFFDLGIVGGLLIISALFIPMMRLITLIGGSISIILMVIIYLVNWREGIGVKLYDRVHRILEKFPIANRILDSIYDKITKTIINIVVHTKSYSGTKDIIVIFLLSLVSWLMECIRLYLVFLSFGVHKSFFVIVIIFLLANFVGVISMLPGGLGSIEISLTTLLILFQTPVYLAGSIVLMDRIISFWMANFLGLTFTAYYAEEILNDIKSTLDI, from the coding sequence ATGAGAAAATTCTATGTTTTCATTTTCAGCCTTGCACTCCTCATGATCCTCATAGCATGGATAAAGCCCTCTAATATAATATACGCTTTTTTGAGAGTGCAATGGCCATTCATTATACTGGCTGTAATAGCCCATCTTATCATAGTATTTATAAGGTCTCTTAGGTGGGGTTTCATAATTGATAAAAGAGGATCCTATGTCGATAATTTTATCGTGAAAACCATAGGACTCTTCGCAGCTAATCTTAGTCCAATGAGAAGTGGTGGTGAAATTATCAGTGCCGTGGCTGGTAAGAAGATAAACAAGATCCCTCTTTCGCGTGGATTATCAGCTGGACTTACTGAAAGATTTTTCGACCTTGGAATAGTAGGAGGTCTCCTTATAATTTCGGCATTATTCATCCCCATGATGAGATTGATAACCTTAATTGGGGGTTCTATTTCGATCATTTTAATGGTTATCATATATTTAGTTAATTGGAGGGAAGGAATAGGTGTAAAATTATATGATAGGGTTCATAGGATTTTGGAAAAATTCCCAATAGCAAATAGAATCCTTGATAGCATCTATGATAAGATAACAAAGACTATAATTAATATTGTAGTGCATACTAAATCTTATTCAGGTACGAAGGATATCATTGTAATATTCTTGTTATCATTAGTTTCATGGTTGATGGAATGTATAAGGTTGTATCTGGTTTTTTTGTCTTTTGGGGTTCATAAGAGCTTTTTTGTGATTGTTATTATATTTCTCCTCGCAAATTTTGTAGGAGTGATTTCAATGCTTCCAGGGGGTCTTGGTTCAATTGAGATTTCATTAACAACACTTTTGATACTATTTCAAACACCGGTTTATTTAGCGGGTAGTATAGTCCTCATGGATCGTATCATATCATTTTGGATGGCTAACTTTCTTGGTCTGACATTCACAGCATACTATGCAGAGGAAATATTAAATGATATTAAATCAACCCTTGATATCTGA